One genomic segment of Oceanivirga salmonicida includes these proteins:
- a CDS encoding phosphotriesterase family protein, producing the protein MAKIRTILGDIDAKEMGYTMPHEHILTSPKGHGTKVEEDHLLNDLEKAIQMCKEYKEIGGGTIVEATPESWGRNVPGMVVVSKETGVHIIACTGYICEEHGTMKEDVKDKTIDEVAAGFVRDIEVGMDGTTYKAGWIKAGTAYNHITEAEEKVIRAGARAATKTGVCLHFHTGVGTMGLEIIEILEDEGFDLTRAIISHVDRNPDYWYHKKMLEKGVSLIYDGPGKAKYYPDSMRVELIKKVVADGYEKQLMICNDMGRRSHHTVYGYGPGWQFIKQKFLLRLLEEGLTKENIDNFMIHNPARMYSLIEK; encoded by the coding sequence ATGGCTAAAATTAGAACAATATTAGGAGATATTGACGCAAAAGAGATGGGTTATACGATGCCACATGAACATATTTTAACATCACCAAAAGGGCATGGAACAAAAGTAGAAGAAGATCATTTGTTAAATGATTTAGAAAAGGCAATTCAAATGTGTAAAGAATATAAGGAAATTGGGGGTGGAACAATAGTTGAAGCAACACCTGAATCATGGGGTAGAAATGTCCCAGGAATGGTTGTAGTATCAAAAGAAACAGGAGTTCACATTATAGCGTGTACAGGTTATATATGTGAAGAACATGGAACAATGAAGGAAGATGTTAAAGATAAAACAATAGATGAAGTTGCAGCAGGGTTTGTAAGAGATATAGAAGTTGGAATGGATGGAACAACATATAAAGCAGGTTGGATAAAGGCAGGAACAGCATACAATCATATAACAGAAGCAGAAGAAAAAGTTATAAGAGCAGGTGCAAGAGCTGCAACTAAAACAGGTGTTTGTTTACATTTTCATACTGGTGTTGGAACAATGGGATTAGAAATAATAGAAATACTAGAAGATGAAGGATTTGATTTGACAAGAGCAATTATATCACATGTTGATAGAAATCCTGATTATTGGTACCATAAAAAAATGTTAGAAAAAGGTGTTTCGTTGATATATGATGGTCCAGGAAAAGCTAAATATTACCCTGATTCAATGAGAGTAGAATTAATTAAAAAAGTTGTTGCTGATGGTTATGAAAAACAATTAATGATTTGTAATGATATGGGAAGAAGATCACATCATACAGTTTATGGATATGGTCCAGGGTGGCAATTTATAAAACAAAAATTTTTATTAAGATTATTAGAAGAAGGTTTAACAAAAGAAAATATTGATAATTTTATGATACATAATCCCGCGAGAATGTATTCTTTAATAGAAAAATAG
- a CDS encoding transposase, giving the protein MVKRKKEVHKIVPTEGKKEVVRALLDNYDISSVRDIEDALKDLLGNTLKEMMEAEMDDHIGLEKNRQDESRDNYRNGNKSKKV; this is encoded by the coding sequence ATGGTTAAAAGAAAAAAAGAGGTACATAAAATAGTACCTACTGAGGGGAAAAAAGAAGTAGTCCGTGCACTACTTGATAATTATGATATTTCTAGTGTTAGAGATATCGAAGATGCTCTTAAAGACTTGTTAGGAAATACACTAAAAGAGATGATGGAAGCCGAAATGGATGACCATATTGGTTTAGAAAAAAATAGACAAGATGAAAGTAGAGATAATTACCGTAATGGAAATAAATCTAAAAAAGTAAG
- a CDS encoding ABC transporter permease, with the protein MIKNKFKKLLLKSEGMLFIIFLITFFGVGLFNPEKFLTINNLTSMAFQIPELGLLALAMMAIILTGGINLSIAATATFSSIIGALFLRSDFAKANPIISILITVIIIMLVSLVAGIINGFFVAYVGVTAMLATLGTMTLFEGIGLNITKGGAVSGFPLEFIAIGNKIFLGIPIPMMIYIIVCIFSYFLLERSAFGIKVHMLGSNSVASEFSGINVKWEIFKIYLYSAIMSGIAGIIMMSRYNSAKTDYGSSYLMQAITVVVLGGTSITGGHGTVLGTVISVLIIQVVSTGLNIIGINRNIVDIVIGGLLILVLIVKYFIKKYKNE; encoded by the coding sequence ATGATAAAAAATAAATTTAAAAAATTATTATTAAAATCCGAAGGTATGCTTTTTATTATATTTTTAATAACATTTTTTGGAGTTGGATTATTTAACCCAGAAAAATTTTTAACAATAAATAACTTGACTTCTATGGCTTTTCAAATACCAGAATTAGGTCTATTAGCATTAGCTATGATGGCTATAATTTTGACCGGAGGAATCAATTTATCTATAGCGGCAACCGCTACATTTTCAAGTATAATAGGAGCCTTATTTTTAAGAAGTGATTTTGCAAAAGCTAATCCAATAATTTCTATTTTAATAACAGTTATAATAATAATGTTAGTATCACTTGTCGCAGGAATAATAAATGGATTTTTTGTAGCTTATGTGGGAGTTACAGCAATGTTAGCAACATTGGGAACAATGACTTTATTTGAAGGGATTGGTCTAAATATTACAAAAGGGGGAGCAGTTTCAGGCTTTCCATTGGAATTTATAGCAATAGGAAATAAAATATTTCTAGGGATACCTATACCTATGATGATATATATAATAGTGTGTATTTTTAGTTATTTTTTATTAGAACGTTCAGCATTTGGAATTAAAGTTCATATGTTAGGAAGTAATAGTGTTGCATCAGAATTTTCAGGAATAAATGTAAAATGGGAAATATTTAAAATATACTTATATTCTGCAATTATGAGTGGAATTGCAGGAATTATAATGATGTCTAGATATAATTCGGCTAAAACTGATTATGGTTCATCATACTTAATGCAAGCAATTACAGTAGTTGTATTAGGTGGAACAAGTATTACAGGAGGTCATGGAACAGTTCTTGGAACAGTAATATCGGTATTGATTATACAAGTTGTATCAACAGGATTAAATATAATAGGTATTAATAGAAATATAGTTGATATTGTAATAGGTGGACTTTTAATATTAGTGTTAATAGTTAAATATTTTATAAAAAAATATAAAAATGAATAA
- a CDS encoding sugar ABC transporter ATP-binding protein, with protein MKRFFLELKNISKTFPGVKALDNVRFDIYPGEVHSLVGENGAGKSTLIKIITGVYQPDKGSEIFIEGKKVSINSVIDSIRMGISVIYQDFSLFSNLTVAENIMINQLIERKSKLVNWNRIIKKSQDALNIIKSDINPREKVENLSIAKQQMVAIAGAVAQNSKMIIMDEPTSALSRSEIDNLYTIIDRLVKKNIAVMFVSHKMDELFRLSDRFTVFRDGQYIDTINKGNINRKGLINKMVGRNVEIINYANIKEKSEIVLEVKNLTKRGNYKDVNFKLYKGEVLGITGLVGAGRSEMIQSIFGITNADEGEIYINGKLVDIKHTWDAISHKIAYVPENRQTQGLILDYSLEDNISLPVLKKYVNKYGVVNKKNQGEKIQKLMDKLDVRPNNKTLLAKQLSGGNQQKVVISKWLGTNAEIVIVDEPTNGVDIGAKVEIHKILRELAESGKSVIVISSELPEVMSISDRILVMRRGKISGEFINNGLTQEMIMDKAVANN; from the coding sequence ATGAAGCGATTTTTCTTAGAGTTAAAAAATATTTCAAAAACATTTCCAGGAGTAAAAGCACTTGATAATGTTAGATTTGATATATATCCAGGAGAGGTACATTCATTAGTAGGTGAAAATGGTGCAGGTAAATCTACATTAATAAAAATAATAACAGGTGTATATCAACCTGATAAAGGTTCAGAAATATTTATTGAGGGGAAAAAAGTTTCTATAAATAGTGTTATAGATTCTATTAGAATGGGTATATCAGTAATATATCAAGATTTTAGTTTGTTTTCTAATTTAACAGTAGCTGAAAATATTATGATTAATCAATTAATAGAGAGAAAATCTAAATTAGTTAATTGGAATAGAATAATAAAAAAATCACAGGATGCATTAAATATAATAAAATCTGACATTAATCCAAGAGAAAAAGTCGAAAATTTATCTATTGCAAAGCAACAAATGGTTGCAATTGCAGGAGCTGTTGCTCAAAATTCAAAAATGATTATAATGGATGAGCCAACATCAGCGTTATCAAGATCTGAAATAGATAACTTATATACAATAATAGATAGGCTGGTCAAAAAAAATATAGCAGTAATGTTTGTGTCGCATAAAATGGATGAATTATTTAGATTAAGCGATAGATTTACAGTATTTAGGGATGGGCAATACATAGATACAATTAATAAAGGGAATATTAATAGAAAAGGTTTAATTAATAAAATGGTAGGACGTAATGTTGAAATTATTAATTATGCAAATATAAAAGAAAAATCAGAGATAGTTTTAGAAGTTAAAAATTTAACGAAAAGAGGAAATTATAAGGATGTAAACTTTAAGTTATATAAAGGAGAAGTTTTAGGAATAACTGGTCTTGTAGGAGCGGGACGTTCAGAAATGATTCAAAGTATTTTTGGAATAACAAATGCAGATGAAGGAGAAATTTATATAAATGGGAAATTAGTTGATATAAAACATACATGGGATGCAATATCTCATAAGATAGCATATGTTCCAGAAAATAGGCAAACCCAAGGATTAATATTAGATTATTCATTAGAAGACAATATCTCATTGCCAGTATTAAAAAAATATGTGAATAAATATGGTGTTGTAAATAAAAAAAATCAAGGTGAAAAAATTCAAAAATTAATGGATAAACTTGATGTAAGACCAAATAATAAAACTTTGTTAGCGAAACAACTTTCAGGAGGAAATCAACAAAAAGTTGTAATTTCTAAATGGTTAGGGACAAATGCTGAAATAGTTATTGTTGATGAACCAACAAATGGTGTTGATATAGGAGCTAAAGTTGAAATTCACAAAATTTTAAGAGAATTAGCAGAAAGTGGGAAATCTGTAATTGTTATATCATCAGAATTGCCGGAAGTTATGTCTATTAGTGATAGAATCCTTGTGATGAGAAGAGGGAAAATAAGTGGAGAATTTATTAATAATGGTTTAACACAAGAAATGATAATGGATAAAGCAGTAGCTAATAATTAA
- a CDS encoding ABC transporter permease has product MINRLLKQKETLLILIVIILSTIIALINPTFLKIENFVDLMKGNSVLGIMALGMLIVLISGGIDLSITGIITLTSVITGILLRNTTFSLGLIILICVLVGGFVGLINGLIITRFEIPPIVVTLGTNSILMGLILYETEGNMITGLPQWFKNFGVLSIFKIGNLKLPIQTFLYLIVFLLVFLLINYTVIGRGFYAIGGNEISAMRVGYNVKLIRTLVYVFNGMLVGFAGIINTSIVQGVNPNTYIGTDMLVISIAVIGGASILGGVGTVTGTLLGTILMAIINNGLILAKVPTFWQKIAMGVIILIAISIDILNYKKQKLKLIKVDIED; this is encoded by the coding sequence ATGATTAATAGATTATTAAAACAAAAAGAAACTTTACTTATATTAATAGTAATAATTCTTTCTACAATTATAGCGTTAATAAATCCTACATTTTTAAAAATAGAAAATTTTGTTGATTTAATGAAAGGAAATTCTGTTTTAGGTATAATGGCATTAGGGATGTTAATAGTTTTAATATCGGGAGGTATTGATCTTTCTATAACTGGAATTATAACATTAACATCAGTTATAACGGGAATTTTATTAAGAAATACAACATTTAGTTTAGGGTTGATAATATTAATATGTGTACTTGTAGGAGGTTTTGTAGGATTAATTAATGGTTTAATTATTACAAGATTTGAAATACCACCAATAGTAGTAACTTTAGGAACAAATAGTATATTAATGGGACTAATTTTATATGAAACAGAGGGTAATATGATAACAGGGTTACCGCAATGGTTTAAAAATTTTGGAGTACTTTCTATATTTAAAATCGGGAATTTAAAATTACCAATACAAACATTTCTATATTTAATAGTATTTTTATTAGTGTTTTTATTAATAAATTATACAGTTATAGGTAGAGGGTTTTATGCAATTGGAGGTAATGAAATTTCTGCAATGAGAGTAGGATATAATGTAAAACTAATAAGAACATTAGTATATGTTTTTAATGGTATGCTTGTAGGATTTGCAGGAATAATAAATACTTCTATAGTACAAGGTGTAAATCCTAATACTTATATAGGAACAGATATGCTAGTTATTTCTATTGCTGTAATTGGGGGAGCCAGCATTTTAGGTGGAGTAGGAACAGTAACTGGGACACTTTTAGGAACAATATTAATGGCAATTATTAATAATGGTTTAATATTGGCAAAAGTTCCTACATTTTGGCAAAAAATAGCAATGGGAGTAATTATTTTAATTGCCATTTCTATTGATATTTTGAATTACAAAAAACAAAAATTAAAACTTATTAAAGTTGATATTGAGGATTAG
- a CDS encoding L-ribulose-5-phosphate 4-epimerase produces the protein MLLMELRKRVYEANMELLYNNLVRWTSGNASAIDEKTRYVVIKPSGVKYKDLSPENMVIVDLEGNIIEGDLKPSVDTASHLYVYRHRKDIAGIIHTHSPYATSFAVRGEDLEIFTTTSAAQFGKTIKCSGFALIGEEEIGKEIIDKIGDNSAILIKNHGVFTIGNSVESALKSAVLLEETAEVVHFAKLRGSINKLDKKIIEEGYRRYHSQYGQKNNV, from the coding sequence ATGTTATTAATGGAATTAAGAAAAAGAGTTTATGAAGCTAATATGGAACTTTTATATAATAATTTAGTTAGATGGACTAGTGGAAATGCAAGTGCAATAGATGAAAAAACTAGATATGTTGTTATAAAACCAAGTGGGGTTAAATATAAAGATTTGAGTCCAGAAAATATGGTGATAGTAGACCTAGAGGGGAATATAATAGAAGGAGATTTAAAACCTTCTGTTGATACAGCTTCACATTTATATGTATATAGACATAGAAAAGATATTGCAGGAATTATACATACACATTCACCTTATGCTACTTCATTTGCAGTTAGAGGAGAAGATTTGGAAATATTTACTACAACATCAGCGGCTCAGTTTGGAAAAACTATAAAATGTTCAGGTTTTGCTCTTATAGGAGAAGAAGAAATAGGTAAGGAAATAATTGATAAAATAGGAGATAATTCAGCAATTTTAATAAAAAATCATGGAGTATTTACTATTGGTAATTCAGTTGAAAGTGCATTAAAATCAGCAGTTTTGCTAGAAGAAACAGCGGAAGTTGTTCATTTTGCTAAATTAAGAGGATCAATAAATAAATTAGATAAAAAAATTATTGAAGAAGGTTATAGAAGATATCATTCACAATATGGACAAAAAAATAATGTATAA
- a CDS encoding PTS transporter subunit IIC, which produces MDYILNLFLKQIFGQPFILMGIIVLIGYLATGEKLSKSLVGAFKASIGILILGIGAGGLISRFNTIINVTKIATKLQGAGLNTYPTMINGYNKMDAILGSGTGATWGIYTLLLTFLLNIIFVIFRKYTKIKSIFLTGNVMLVQAGISTYIVWRFLGLNMIPTIIIASIITAIYQGVGSTLLIKPTNEVTGADFTVAHQQMFISYLASKFSHLFGNPEKDNIENKKLPESLNVFQDNVIATLIIMFISVGTLFIIMGNDGIQALREALNQKTLTNTFTFLTWISVILTADIYILLAGVRMFVGEIMVSFKGISDKILPGAVAGVDCAAIFAFSPKAVLLGFLFGTIGQILGLGFLIIFSFPIFIIPGFIPLFFDNATIAIFANKYGGYKAAIVFCLITGVLQIVGSAFIIEVMDMQWWQGSADYVSIWWLIINIFKFIGSFLGLPIAG; this is translated from the coding sequence TTGGATTACATTTTAAATTTATTTTTAAAACAAATTTTTGGTCAACCATTTATATTAATGGGAATAATTGTTTTAATAGGATACTTAGCAACAGGAGAAAAACTAAGTAAATCTTTAGTAGGAGCATTTAAAGCATCTATTGGTATTCTTATTTTAGGTATTGGGGCTGGAGGACTTATAAGTCGTTTCAATACTATTATCAATGTAACAAAAATTGCTACTAAATTACAGGGAGCAGGACTTAATACATATCCTACAATGATTAATGGGTATAATAAAATGGATGCTATTTTAGGTAGTGGTACTGGAGCCACTTGGGGAATATATACCTTATTATTAACTTTTTTATTAAATATTATATTTGTTATATTTAGAAAATATACAAAAATAAAATCTATATTTTTAACAGGAAATGTTATGTTAGTTCAAGCAGGTATCAGCACATATATAGTGTGGAGATTTTTAGGTTTAAATATGATACCTACTATTATAATAGCTTCTATTATAACAGCTATATATCAAGGCGTTGGTTCAACTTTATTAATAAAACCAACAAATGAAGTAACTGGTGCAGACTTTACAGTAGCACATCAACAAATGTTTATAAGTTATCTGGCTTCTAAATTTTCACATTTATTTGGAAATCCTGAAAAAGATAATATTGAAAATAAAAAATTACCAGAATCTTTAAATGTTTTCCAAGATAATGTTATAGCTACATTAATAATAATGTTTATATCTGTAGGTACATTATTTATAATCATGGGTAATGATGGTATTCAAGCATTACGTGAAGCATTAAATCAAAAAACTTTAACTAACACATTTACTTTCTTAACATGGATTTCTGTAATATTAACCGCTGATATTTATATATTATTAGCAGGAGTTAGAATGTTTGTTGGGGAAATAATGGTATCATTTAAAGGTATTTCTGATAAAATTTTACCTGGGGCTGTTGCAGGAGTAGATTGTGCTGCTATATTTGCATTTTCACCTAAAGCTGTTTTGCTTGGATTCTTATTTGGTACAATTGGACAAATTTTAGGGTTAGGATTTTTAATTATATTTAGTTTCCCAATATTTATAATACCTGGATTTATCCCTTTATTCTTTGATAATGCTACTATAGCAATTTTTGCAAATAAATATGGTGGATATAAAGCTGCTATAGTTTTTTGTTTAATAACTGGGGTATTGCAAATTGTTGGTTCTGCGTTTATAATAGAAGTGATGGATATGCAATGGTGGCAAGGAAGTGCAGATTATGTTTCTATATGGTGGTTAATAATAAATATCTTTAAATTTATTGGATCATTTTTAGGTTTACCTATAGCAGGTTAA
- a CDS encoding orotidine 5'-phosphate decarboxylase / HUMPS family protein, whose amino-acid sequence MKPKIQLALDVRELDKVLNICESIIDDVDIIESGTLLCLSEGMQSIKTLKNRFPNTKILADIRIMKAGKVLSELAFDNCADIITLISDATDETLFAVKKVCDERKKEVQIEINDKIDERKIKLWKEIGINKLILHRMSEVVSADENSTISILELLEYLTKKEFEIMITGGISINEIKLFKDYNIGAFILGRSIVKADDPKKAIKNFKVEIDKNFE is encoded by the coding sequence ATGAAACCTAAAATACAATTAGCATTAGATGTTAGAGAGTTAGACAAAGTTTTAAATATTTGTGAATCTATAATTGATGATGTTGATATAATAGAATCAGGAACTCTACTGTGTTTATCAGAAGGAATGCAAAGTATAAAAACACTTAAAAATAGATTTCCAAACACAAAAATATTAGCTGATATAAGAATAATGAAAGCAGGTAAAGTTTTATCTGAACTTGCATTTGATAATTGTGCAGACATTATTACTTTAATTAGTGATGCAACAGATGAAACATTATTTGCGGTAAAAAAAGTATGTGATGAAAGAAAAAAAGAAGTTCAAATTGAAATTAATGATAAGATAGATGAGAGAAAAATAAAACTTTGGAAAGAAATAGGAATAAATAAATTAATTTTGCATAGAATGTCAGAGGTAGTAAGTGCTGATGAAAATTCAACTATTTCAATATTAGAGTTACTTGAATATTTAACAAAAAAAGAATTTGAAATTATGATAACAGGTGGAATTTCTATAAATGAAATTAAACTATTTAAAGATTATAATATAGGGGCATTTATATTGGGTAGAAGTATAGTTAAAGCTGATGACCCTAAAAAAGCAATAAAGAATTTTAAAGTGGAAATTGATAAAAATTTTGAATGA
- a CDS encoding sugar-binding transcriptional regulator has protein sequence MNLKDYDLLIKISKMYYEDKKTQEEISKEVFISRPQISRALKKALDLGIIEIKIKSPLERDINLEQTLNKKFKSIHIRIAQTYYDNFEEANIKTFQLAANYIKNIAKNNMLIGVTWGKTLRGVVDELYVKKNLTNIQIIQLAGNININNPLYFGSEITKDFAYKFKAQYVHTTVPLYVENNSIKNSIVDNNLLQKTLELGEKCNLAILGVGNLLSWSNVLDKKSYNELLKKKAVGHILGYFFNKNGCIIKSKLHDNIIAVDRNLLFNKKVNRVAIATGVDKAEAILGLLNSNMISTLITDYHTAKKIIELDTEFSK, from the coding sequence ATGAATTTGAAAGACTATGACTTACTTATAAAAATATCCAAAATGTACTATGAAGATAAAAAAACACAGGAAGAAATTTCAAAAGAAGTATTCATTTCTAGACCACAAATATCTAGAGCTTTAAAAAAAGCATTAGATCTTGGAATAATAGAAATAAAAATTAAAAGTCCTTTAGAAAGAGATATTAATTTAGAACAAACATTAAATAAAAAATTTAAATCAATACATATTAGAATTGCACAAACTTATTATGATAATTTTGAAGAAGCAAATATTAAAACTTTTCAATTAGCAGCAAATTATATAAAAAATATCGCTAAAAATAATATGCTTATAGGAGTTACATGGGGAAAAACACTAAGAGGTGTTGTTGATGAACTATATGTAAAAAAAAATCTTACAAATATTCAAATAATTCAATTAGCAGGAAACATTAATATAAATAACCCATTGTACTTCGGTTCTGAAATAACAAAAGATTTTGCTTATAAATTTAAGGCACAATATGTCCACACTACTGTACCATTATATGTAGAAAATAATTCTATAAAAAATTCTATTGTCGATAATAATTTATTACAAAAAACTCTTGAATTAGGTGAAAAATGTAATCTTGCCATACTTGGTGTTGGAAATTTATTATCATGGAGTAATGTGCTTGATAAAAAAAGTTATAATGAGTTATTAAAGAAGAAAGCAGTGGGTCATATATTAGGATATTTCTTTAATAAAAACGGTTGTATAATAAAATCAAAATTACATGATAATATTATTGCGGTTGATAGAAACTTATTATTCAATAAGAAAGTAAATAGAGTTGCTATTGCTACAGGGGTAGACAAAGCAGAAGCAATATTAGGATTATTAAATTCAAATATGATTTCAACTTTAATAACAGATTACCATACTGCAAAAAAAATAATAGAACTTGATACTGAATTTTCTAAATAA
- a CDS encoding transketolase: protein MKKNYDEIKRIANYTRQLVLGLTIEKNGCYLSQALSSADIFASLYNNIMNITESKGKMIPDPIKGLPGDFETYHTGEIYNGEIGSDYDRLFISPSHYAATVYASLVSSNRMSKEALKQFNTDGSTVEMIGAEHSPGFGLTTGSFGQCISQAAGIAYARKLKKEKGKVYVFLSDGELQEGQTWEAMQAIAFHKIDNLVVYVDVNGQQVDGATKDVMNIEPINKRFEAFGAKVLIVDGHNIKDLCEASKKEEKGKSLVVLCYTNPCEGLPLLKEKKPKLHYVRFTEKEMPKYVEVYKNMNFGRE from the coding sequence ATGAAAAAAAATTATGATGAAATAAAAAGAATAGCAAATTATACTAGACAGTTAGTTTTAGGATTAACCATTGAAAAAAATGGCTGTTATTTATCACAAGCACTTTCTTCAGCAGATATTTTTGCATCGCTATATAATAATATAATGAATATAACAGAAAGTAAAGGTAAAATGATACCAGATCCTATAAAAGGATTACCTGGTGATTTTGAAACTTACCATACTGGTGAAATATATAATGGAGAAATAGGCTCTGATTATGATAGATTATTTATATCTCCATCACATTATGCAGCTACAGTTTATGCATCGTTAGTATCTTCAAATAGAATGTCAAAAGAAGCATTAAAACAATTTAATACAGATGGAAGCACAGTAGAAATGATTGGAGCAGAACATTCTCCAGGTTTTGGATTAACAACTGGTTCTTTTGGGCAATGTATATCACAAGCTGCTGGAATTGCATATGCTAGAAAATTAAAAAAAGAAAAAGGAAAAGTTTATGTGTTTTTATCAGATGGTGAATTACAAGAAGGACAAACTTGGGAAGCAATGCAAGCTATAGCATTTCATAAAATAGATAATTTAGTAGTTTATGTTGATGTTAATGGACAACAAGTTGACGGAGCAACAAAGGATGTTATGAATATAGAACCAATAAATAAAAGATTTGAAGCATTTGGAGCAAAAGTATTGATTGTTGATGGGCATAATATTAAAGATTTATGTGAAGCTAGTAAAAAAGAAGAAAAAGGAAAATCATTAGTTGTACTTTGTTATACAAATCCATGTGAAGGTTTACCTTTATTAAAAGAAAAAAAGCCTAAATTACATTATGTTAGATTTACTGAAAAAGAAATGCCTAAATATGTAGAAGTATATAAAAATATGAATTTTGGAAGGGAATAG
- a CDS encoding PTS sugar transporter subunit IIB, translated as MIRILCICGNGMGTSTLLKINLKKIASNHNVDVEVNSCAAGEAMGYINNCDLIITTPEWAKIIPQSCSAKITTTKNLINIKELDNTFVNSINKYFGDKYSL; from the coding sequence ATGATTAGAATTTTATGTATATGTGGTAACGGAATGGGAACAAGTACATTATTAAAAATTAATTTAAAAAAAATAGCTAGTAATCATAATGTCGATGTTGAAGTTAATTCTTGTGCAGCAGGAGAGGCTATGGGTTATATCAATAACTGCGATTTAATAATAACTACTCCTGAATGGGCAAAAATAATCCCACAATCATGTTCTGCAAAAATTACTACAACTAAAAATTTAATAAATATAAAAGAATTAGACAATACCTTTGTTAATTCAATAAATAAATATTTTGGGGATAAGTATTCTCTATGA
- a CDS encoding transketolase family protein, whose product MEILNQVHNNNLIKWAKNRPEVLVLSGDLTGSTEIDLFKKTYPDRFISMGLGEQNMLSFAGGLAREGYIPFLHTFAVFLYRRPYDQLAMSVCYPNLKVRIFGFLPGLMTPGGVTHQAIEDIATLRGLPNLTILEVGDATEVESVLDATETINGPVYIRMLRGEIPRLFDKSEPFKVDKVRVINDGEDITLFSSGSSTEEAMRAIEIIESKGISVRHVHVSTLKPFNDSEILNSINKAKYGIITMENHNIIGGLGTCVSEVMAQNGCSKKLYRIGIKDRYGFGSSFNYLKKKYEIDARALINKIEEIMNVNLNISDNEIKEVRIQTIKSIPSDQLEAL is encoded by the coding sequence ATGGAAATATTAAATCAAGTACATAATAATAATTTGATAAAATGGGCGAAAAATAGACCAGAAGTTTTAGTTTTATCAGGAGATTTAACTGGATCAACAGAAATAGATTTGTTTAAAAAAACTTATCCAGATAGATTTATATCTATGGGTTTGGGTGAACAAAATATGTTAAGTTTTGCAGGAGGCTTGGCTAGGGAAGGATATATTCCATTTTTACATACATTTGCAGTATTTTTATATCGTAGACCATATGATCAACTTGCAATGAGTGTATGTTATCCTAATTTAAAAGTCAGAATTTTCGGGTTTTTACCAGGATTAATGACTCCAGGTGGAGTTACTCATCAAGCTATAGAAGATATAGCAACATTAAGAGGTTTACCTAACTTAACAATTTTAGAAGTCGGAGATGCTACTGAAGTTGAATCAGTATTAGATGCTACTGAAACAATAAATGGACCAGTTTATATAAGAATGCTGAGAGGAGAAATACCTAGATTATTTGATAAATCAGAACCTTTTAAAGTTGATAAGGTTAGAGTAATAAATGATGGAGAAGATATAACATTATTTTCTAGTGGATCTTCAACAGAAGAAGCTATGAGAGCAATAGAAATAATAGAAAGTAAAGGAATTTCTGTAAGACATGTTCATGTATCTACTTTAAAACCTTTTAATGATAGCGAGATATTAAATTCTATAAATAAAGCTAAATATGGAATAATAACAATGGAAAATCATAATATTATTGGTGGATTAGGGACTTGTGTATCAGAAGTTATGGCTCAAAATGGATGTTCAAAAAAATTATATAGAATAGGGATAAAAGACAGATACGGATTTGGATCTTCATTTAATTATTTAAAAAAGAAATATGAAATAGATGCTAGAGCATTAATAAATAAAATAGAAGAAATAATGAATGTGAATTTGAATATAAGTGATAATGAAATAAAAGAAGTAAGAATTCAAACGATTAAATCTATACCTAGTGATCAATTAGAAGCATTATAG